DNA sequence from the Entomomonas asaccharolytica genome:
CCGAATAACACATAATCTGCACCATTAAAATCACCCTGATCGATACGTGCAATGATGTCATTAATGTTATCAAAATCAGGATCACCAGAATAAGGACGACCTTGAATTAAATCAACTAAACCTGATTTCTTAAGATCACCCTTAATATCACCTACAAACTTACGTAACTCTGTCTGATTAACATAGGTATATGTACCTTCAACATTACGATAATCAGATGTTGTGTTATTAGAGTAACTACCCGCTGAATGAGTATTAGCATTGTGAGTAGAGTCAACTACGCGAATATAGTCCTTGACCTGCTCTTCATAGGCTAAATCTGTGACAGCTACCTTAGGTTTAACTTCTTGAGCAAAAGCACCAAGAGATAAAGTAGCTACTAGTAATCCAGTTAATATACGCATAATCACCTACTTATCGATTTTGGGTTTTGCGGATTTCTTTTTCATCCATCCACTCAGACAAACCACTTTCTACATCAAATAGCTCTAAAGTAAATTTGTAATAAACATCTTTTATATTTTTAGTTTTCTTATTAATTGAAGTTAAAGTACCTTCTAAG
Encoded proteins:
- a CDS encoding penicillin-binding protein activator LpoB, with product MRILTGLLVATLSLGAFAQEVKPKVAVTDLAYEEQVKDYIRVVDSTHNANTHSAGSYSNNTTSDYRNVEGTYTYVNQTELRKFVGDIKGDLKKSGLVDLIQGRPYSGDPDFDNINDIIARIDQGDFNGADYVLFGRVSDIQFSDNVMNIQHTNTYSKSLNLTVVAEFNLINTQTHEIKAAFTAMGEAKELKLVNSLDKKVTLDRAKLVSKVSKALGKDVTNQVVEQLTGKLPDDGYNPPVRHNVPADEPPTVIRRK